The following proteins are encoded in a genomic region of Henckelia pumila isolate YLH828 unplaced genomic scaffold, ASM3356847v2 CTG_298:::fragment_3, whole genome shotgun sequence:
- the LOC140871011 gene encoding 8-hydroxygeraniol oxidoreductase-like isoform X1 has product MTNTSSPAGIIRCKAAVAWKSGEPLKVEEIEVDPPKSYEIRIKMLCASICHTDILCWNGHPLPLFPRIPGHEGVGMIESVGDKVTDLNKGDMVMPLYIGECGECLNCSSGKTNLCHKYPIGFTGLMLDGTSRMSSINGETIYHLFSCSTWSEYAVVEARYAYKFDPRVSLPHASFLCCGFTTGFGASFREISLHKGSTVAVIGLGAVGLGAAKGAQMQGAGKIIGIDINDSKKEKGKVFGITDFINPRSSGKSVSESIKDATGGLGVDYCFECTGVANLLNEAIEGSKVGLGTTVFIGAGLETSVELKYLHLLCGRTLKGSIYGGVRPRSDLPKIVENCVNKVKSSSFFLTLWCYLFETDVGTNYFEFFVTCYVNRGGINCTFCVQDFDLDELMTHEVSLDEINKGLEYMKHPKSVKVVIKF; this is encoded by the exons ATGACGAATACTAGCAGCCCTGCAGGAATCATAAGATGCAAAG CTGCGGTGGCATGGAAATCTGGGGAGCCATTGAAAgtggaagagatagaagtggatCCACCAAAATCATATGAAATTAGGATCAAAATGCTCTGTGCTAGCATCTGCCACACTGATATTTTGTGCTGGAATGGCCATCCTTTG CCTCTGTTCCCACGGATTCCTGGTCATGAAGGAGTTGG AATGATTGAAAGTGTGGGGGATAAGGTGACAGACTTGAACAAAGGAGATATGGTGATGCCACTTTATATCGGAGAGTGTGGGGAATGCCTCAACTGCAGTTCAGGCAAGACAAACTTATGCCACAAATATCCCATTGGTTTCACGGGGCTAATGCTGGATGGCACTTCAAGAATGTCGTCTATCAACGGGGAAACAATCTACCACCTTTTTAGCTGCTCCACGTGGTCCGAATACGCCGTCGTGGAGGCCCGTTATGCCTACAAGTTCGATCCCAGAGTCTCCCTTCCACATGCCAGTTTCCTTTGTTGTGGCTTTACTACAGGCTTTGGTGCATCATTTAGAGAAATCAGCCTTCACAAAGGCTCAACTGTTGCTGTCATCGGCCTCGGCGCCGTCGGACTCGGG GCTGCCAAGGGAGCACAAATGCAAGGGGCGGGGAAGATAATAGGGATCGATATAAATGACTCCAAGAAGGAGAAAGGAAAAGTTTTCGGGATCACAGACTTCATCAACCCCAGAAGTTCCGGTAAATCTGTCTCCGAATCGATCAAAGATGCTACCGGGGGCCTTGGAGTCGATTACTGTTTCGAGTGCACCGGAGTCGCCAACTTGCTCAATGAAGCCATCGAGGGCTCAAAAGTG GGGCTTGGGACTACGGTGTTCATCGGCGCAGGACTCGAGACGAGTGTCGAGCTCAAATACCTTCATCTCCTGTGTGGTAGGACATTGAAGGGTTCCATCTACGGAGGAGTAAGGCCTCGATCGGACCTCCCCAAAATAGTGGAAAATTGTGTCAACAAGGTCAAgtcttcttcattttttttaaccCTTTGGTGTTACTTATTCGAGACTGATGTGGGAACAAATTactttgaattttttgtgaCATGTTATGTAAATCGAGGGGGCATAAATTGTACATTTTGTGTGCAGGACTTTGATCTTGATGAGCTGATGACTCATGAGGTCTCACTTGATGAGATTAACAAAGGGCTCGAGTACATGAAGCATCCCAAAAGTGTCAAAGTTGTGATTAAATTTTAG
- the LOC140871011 gene encoding 8-hydroxygeraniol oxidoreductase-like isoform X2 — translation MTNTSSPAGIIRCKAAVAWKSGEPLKVEEIEVDPPKSYEIRIKMLCASICHTDILCWNGHPLPLFPRIPGHEGVGMIESVGDKVTDLNKGDMVMPLYIGECGECLNCSSGKTNLCHKYPIGFTGLMLDGTSRMSSINGETIYHLFSCSTWSEYAVVEARYAYKFDPRVSLPHASFLCCGFTTGFGASFREISLHKGSTVAVIGLGAVGLGAAKGAQMQGAGKIIGIDINDSKKEKGKVFGITDFINPRSSGKSVSESIKDATGGLGVDYCFECTGVANLLNEAIEGSKVGLGTTVFIGAGLETSVELKYLHLLCGRTLKGSIYGGVRPRSDLPKIVENCVNKDFDLDELMTHEVSLDEINKGLEYMKHPKSVKVVIKF, via the exons ATGACGAATACTAGCAGCCCTGCAGGAATCATAAGATGCAAAG CTGCGGTGGCATGGAAATCTGGGGAGCCATTGAAAgtggaagagatagaagtggatCCACCAAAATCATATGAAATTAGGATCAAAATGCTCTGTGCTAGCATCTGCCACACTGATATTTTGTGCTGGAATGGCCATCCTTTG CCTCTGTTCCCACGGATTCCTGGTCATGAAGGAGTTGG AATGATTGAAAGTGTGGGGGATAAGGTGACAGACTTGAACAAAGGAGATATGGTGATGCCACTTTATATCGGAGAGTGTGGGGAATGCCTCAACTGCAGTTCAGGCAAGACAAACTTATGCCACAAATATCCCATTGGTTTCACGGGGCTAATGCTGGATGGCACTTCAAGAATGTCGTCTATCAACGGGGAAACAATCTACCACCTTTTTAGCTGCTCCACGTGGTCCGAATACGCCGTCGTGGAGGCCCGTTATGCCTACAAGTTCGATCCCAGAGTCTCCCTTCCACATGCCAGTTTCCTTTGTTGTGGCTTTACTACAGGCTTTGGTGCATCATTTAGAGAAATCAGCCTTCACAAAGGCTCAACTGTTGCTGTCATCGGCCTCGGCGCCGTCGGACTCGGG GCTGCCAAGGGAGCACAAATGCAAGGGGCGGGGAAGATAATAGGGATCGATATAAATGACTCCAAGAAGGAGAAAGGAAAAGTTTTCGGGATCACAGACTTCATCAACCCCAGAAGTTCCGGTAAATCTGTCTCCGAATCGATCAAAGATGCTACCGGGGGCCTTGGAGTCGATTACTGTTTCGAGTGCACCGGAGTCGCCAACTTGCTCAATGAAGCCATCGAGGGCTCAAAAGTG GGGCTTGGGACTACGGTGTTCATCGGCGCAGGACTCGAGACGAGTGTCGAGCTCAAATACCTTCATCTCCTGTGTGGTAGGACATTGAAGGGTTCCATCTACGGAGGAGTAAGGCCTCGATCGGACCTCCCCAAAATAGTGGAAAATTGTGTCAACAAG GACTTTGATCTTGATGAGCTGATGACTCATGAGGTCTCACTTGATGAGATTAACAAAGGGCTCGAGTACATGAAGCATCCCAAAAGTGTCAAAGTTGTGATTAAATTTTAG